In the genome of Gloeotrichia echinulata CP02, one region contains:
- a CDS encoding LOG family protein: protein MVSSVSFETLESLQADIAELIDRLPTLKHRQLIMQALATIVRLADTEIERLDWKILSAALADMERGFELFYDYRHVRKVTIFGSARLAPETSEYHMAVEFGRAISQLGFMVITGGGGGIMQAGHEGAGRENSFGLNIQLPFEQQANPFIEGDPKLIHFKYFFTRKLFLLKESDAVALFPGGFGTQDEAFECMTLSQNGKFGPVPVVLIDPPGGDYWRSWSEYIDQQLVQKGLVSPEDPSLYTVTDNLEIACNAITRFYQVYHSSRYVGNQLVIRLTTDLSESELEQLNAEFSDILVKGTIEKSQALPQEGQDETIGLPRLVLYFNQRDLGRLYQMIAAINQMGTHSPEETGHPERK from the coding sequence ATGGTCTCATCTGTGTCGTTTGAAACATTAGAGTCTCTTCAAGCGGATATCGCTGAATTAATTGATCGCTTACCGACGTTAAAACATCGGCAGTTAATCATGCAAGCACTTGCTACCATAGTGCGTCTAGCTGATACTGAAATCGAGCGTCTTGATTGGAAAATATTATCGGCTGCTTTAGCAGACATGGAGCGGGGTTTTGAGTTGTTTTATGACTACCGACACGTCCGCAAAGTCACCATTTTTGGTTCGGCTCGGCTAGCTCCAGAAACCTCAGAGTACCATATGGCAGTGGAGTTTGGTCGCGCTATTTCTCAATTGGGCTTCATGGTCATCACAGGCGGTGGTGGCGGGATTATGCAGGCGGGTCACGAAGGTGCGGGACGAGAAAATTCCTTTGGTTTGAATATTCAGTTACCATTTGAGCAACAAGCGAACCCGTTTATTGAAGGCGATCCCAAGCTGATTCACTTTAAGTATTTCTTCACCCGCAAGTTATTTCTGCTTAAAGAAAGTGATGCTGTCGCTTTGTTTCCAGGTGGCTTTGGTACCCAAGACGAAGCTTTTGAGTGCATGACCTTAAGCCAGAACGGGAAATTTGGTCCCGTACCTGTGGTATTAATCGACCCGCCTGGTGGCGATTACTGGCGGTCTTGGAGCGAATATATTGATCAGCAACTAGTACAAAAAGGTCTTGTCAGTCCCGAAGACCCCAGCCTTTATACAGTGACAGACAACCTGGAAATAGCTTGCAATGCCATTACCCGTTTTTACCAAGTTTATCACTCCAGTCGCTATGTAGGTAATCAGTTAGTCATCCGCCTAACGACAGATTTATCCGAGTCAGAATTAGAACAACTCAATGCTGAATTCAGCGACATCCTTGTGAAAGGAACAATTGAAAAAAGTCAGGCATTGCCTCAAGAAGGGCAAGATGAAACAATTGGACTACCCCGCCTGGTTTTGTACTTCAATCAACGAGATTTGGGGCGGTTGTACCAAATGATTGCTGCTATTAACCAGATGGGTACTCATTCACCAGAGGAAACGGGACATCCAGAAAGGAAATAG
- the trxA gene encoding thioredoxin, giving the protein MSAAEQVTDSTFKQEVLDSEVPVLVDFWAPWCGPCRMVAPVVDEIATQYGDQLKVVKVNTDENPNVASQYGIRSIPTLMIFKDGQKVDMVVGAVPKTTLANTLEKYL; this is encoded by the coding sequence ATGTCAGCAGCCGAACAAGTTACGGATTCCACGTTTAAGCAGGAAGTACTCGACAGCGAAGTACCCGTTTTAGTTGATTTTTGGGCGCCCTGGTGCGGTCCATGCCGAATGGTAGCACCTGTGGTAGACGAAATAGCCACTCAGTACGGTGATCAATTAAAGGTTGTTAAAGTGAATACTGATGAGAATCCTAATGTCGCCAGTCAGTACGGTATCCGCAGTATTCCCACATTAATGATTTTTAAAGATGGGCAAAAAGTTGATATGGTTGTCGGTGCCGTGCCTAAAACTACATTAGCTAACACTTTGGAAAAGTATCTTTAA
- a CDS encoding GuaB3 family IMP dehydrogenase-related protein codes for MDIQLGRGKTARRAYGIDEIALVPGNRTLDPSLADTKWRIGNIEREIPIIASAMDGVVDVRMAVRLSQLGALGVLNLEGIQTRYVNPDPILDRIAAVGKDEFVSLMQELYAEPIKPELISQRIQEIKQQGGIAAVSATPAGASKYGKAVAEAGADLFFIQATVVSTAHLSPESLVPLNLAEFCRSMPIPVVLGNCVTYEVTLNLLKAGAAAVLVGIGPGAACTSRGVLGVGVPQATAIADCAAARDDYYQETGIYIPVIADGGLITGGDICKCIACGADGVMIGSPFARAAEAPGRGYHWGMATPSPLLPRGTRIRVATTGTLEQILIGPAALDDGTHNLLGALKTSMGTLGAKNIKEMQQVEVVIAPSLLTEGKVYQKAQQLGMGK; via the coding sequence GTGGACATTCAACTTGGGCGGGGAAAAACAGCTCGTAGAGCCTACGGAATTGATGAAATTGCCTTAGTCCCCGGTAACAGAACACTCGATCCGAGTTTAGCCGATACTAAGTGGCGCATCGGTAATATTGAGCGAGAAATCCCCATAATTGCCAGTGCAATGGATGGGGTAGTCGATGTGCGAATGGCTGTGCGCTTGTCGCAGTTAGGCGCATTAGGAGTCCTCAATTTAGAGGGTATCCAGACTCGCTATGTTAACCCAGATCCGATTTTAGATCGGATCGCTGCAGTGGGAAAAGATGAATTTGTCAGCCTGATGCAGGAACTCTATGCCGAACCAATAAAACCCGAATTAATTAGCCAACGTATTCAGGAAATTAAACAACAAGGTGGGATTGCGGCGGTCAGTGCGACCCCAGCAGGAGCAAGCAAATACGGTAAAGCCGTCGCCGAAGCAGGGGCTGATTTATTTTTTATCCAAGCTACCGTAGTTTCTACGGCACACTTGTCACCAGAATCTTTAGTACCACTAAATTTAGCAGAATTTTGCCGTTCCATGCCCATTCCCGTGGTATTGGGGAATTGCGTGACATATGAAGTCACCTTGAATTTGTTGAAAGCTGGCGCCGCTGCGGTACTAGTAGGAATTGGTCCTGGGGCTGCTTGTACATCCCGTGGGGTATTGGGAGTGGGTGTACCCCAAGCAACAGCGATCGCCGACTGTGCCGCCGCCAGAGACGATTATTATCAGGAAACTGGTATTTATATCCCAGTGATAGCCGATGGCGGTTTAATCACTGGCGGCGACATCTGTAAGTGCATAGCCTGCGGTGCCGATGGCGTGATGATAGGTTCTCCCTTTGCCAGAGCCGCCGAAGCACCAGGAAGGGGATATCATTGGGGAATGGCAACTCCCAGCCCTCTATTGCCCCGTGGCACCCGCATCCGCGTCGCCACCACTGGTACACTAGAACAAATACTCATCGGACCTGCCGCACTCGATGACGGTACTCATAATCTGTTGGGAGCCTTAAAGACTAGCATGGGCACCTTGGGAGCTAAAAACATTAAAGAAATGCAGCAAGTTGAAGTAGTGATTGCTCCTTCCCTTTTAACTGAGGGTAAAGTGTACCAAAAAGCTCAACAATTAGGTATGGGTAAGTAA
- a CDS encoding flotillin domain-containing protein has product MLFWLTFIQSLPISPVAEISQIQLEPKTNQTTLISQTLPVRVQPTIAQINSGVVFPGVIAGLVLLLLLSLFAYTRVYVVTPNNEAFVRTGGLFIKQKSVILYGGCIVIPGFHQLTRVPLREISIDVERTGKLAVRTKDYLRADIRVTFYVCINASEEDVLTAAARLSQNGKITPEDIKNALDKRADDAIRAAAKTKDLAEIDSDKLGFAQEVLNLVEPDLKKVGLTLNNIAISEILESLTYDPENFFDAQGVRLRTEIIQRSIQQKREVELATQVAIEQKELDAQKRSLQITQEQESAKLEQKLQVEALKAQREREIQESKDREAATVRRTKILQEKAVEEEEIRKKLAVQQSQIEADIALEERNKVLKVAQALQKQEAEIAEITRQQTVESGKLQAQVQIVERKLAVQQSQIEADIALEERNKLLKVAQALQKQEAEIAEITRQQTVESGKLQAQVQIVESERLARLAQEDVAIAISNKKRESFLAQAEQAKAEESVRTAGEVEKAERTKRLSLIAAEREAQERSISDRNVVEIDAFRRRRQAEIAQQAAELEAEAIRILAEAKRDQDLAEAAGIQAKIAAENTISNANLTAKIITNIWPELVDKLPEIVTALAPQPGVLGETRIYSFPGTNGSNGGQDINKLLLSTSGLSLINTLLEEGKLGELIGQISQVVRGNNPVITDTSNVISQANPPTGTLT; this is encoded by the coding sequence ATGTTATTTTGGTTGACTTTTATCCAATCTTTGCCGATTTCTCCAGTAGCTGAAATCTCACAAATCCAGTTAGAACCAAAGACTAATCAAACTACATTAATTTCACAAACACTTCCTGTAAGAGTACAACCCACAATTGCTCAAATCAATAGTGGGGTGGTATTTCCGGGAGTGATTGCTGGTTTAGTTTTATTGCTGCTATTGAGCCTGTTTGCTTATACGCGGGTTTATGTAGTCACACCCAACAACGAAGCTTTCGTGAGAACTGGGGGTCTTTTTATTAAACAAAAATCGGTGATTCTCTATGGTGGCTGCATTGTCATTCCTGGATTTCATCAACTAACCCGTGTACCCCTGCGAGAAATTTCGATAGATGTTGAACGTACAGGAAAACTTGCTGTGCGTACCAAAGATTATTTACGAGCAGATATCCGAGTAACCTTTTATGTATGTATTAACGCTTCAGAAGAAGATGTTTTGACAGCAGCCGCTAGACTATCGCAAAATGGCAAAATCACACCAGAAGATATTAAAAATGCTTTAGATAAACGAGCAGATGATGCTATTCGTGCGGCAGCAAAAACGAAGGATTTAGCAGAGATTGATTCTGATAAATTAGGGTTTGCTCAAGAAGTATTGAATCTAGTTGAACCAGATTTGAAGAAGGTAGGATTAACTCTCAATAACATTGCCATTTCCGAAATATTAGAAAGTCTCACTTATGATCCAGAGAATTTCTTTGATGCTCAAGGTGTGAGATTGCGGACAGAAATTATTCAGCGTTCCATTCAACAAAAGCGAGAAGTTGAGTTAGCAACCCAAGTGGCAATTGAGCAAAAAGAACTAGATGCTCAAAAGCGATCGCTACAAATTACCCAAGAACAAGAAAGTGCTAAACTAGAGCAAAAATTGCAAGTTGAAGCATTAAAAGCGCAGCGAGAACGAGAAATTCAAGAATCGAAAGATCGAGAAGCCGCAACAGTACGCCGTACCAAAATCTTGCAAGAAAAAGCCGTTGAAGAAGAAGAAATCCGCAAAAAACTAGCAGTACAACAAAGCCAAATTGAAGCAGATATTGCTTTAGAAGAGAGAAATAAAGTTTTAAAAGTAGCCCAAGCACTGCAAAAACAAGAAGCGGAAATAGCCGAAATTACCCGCCAACAAACTGTAGAATCGGGTAAACTGCAAGCGCAAGTGCAGATAGTCGAGAGAAAACTAGCAGTACAGCAAAGCCAAATTGAAGCAGATATTGCTTTAGAAGAGAGAAATAAACTGTTAAAGGTAGCCCAAGCACTGCAAAAACAAGAAGCGGAAATAGCCGAAATTACCCGCCAACAAACTGTAGAATCGGGTAAACTGCAAGCGCAAGTGCAGATAGTCGAATCAGAAAGACTAGCAAGATTAGCGCAAGAAGACGTAGCCATTGCGATATCCAACAAAAAACGCGAAAGTTTTCTCGCCCAAGCCGAACAAGCCAAAGCCGAAGAATCAGTCCGCACAGCTGGTGAAGTAGAAAAAGCCGAACGTACCAAACGCTTATCGTTAATTGCTGCAGAAAGAGAAGCCCAAGAACGCAGTATTAGCGATCGCAACGTCGTCGAAATCGATGCTTTCCGCCGTCGCCGTCAAGCAGAAATTGCCCAACAAGCCGCAGAACTCGAAGCCGAAGCCATTCGCATCCTCGCCGAAGCTAAACGAGATCAAGATTTAGCCGAAGCCGCAGGTATTCAAGCGAAAATTGCCGCCGAAAACACTATCAGTAATGCCAACCTAACTGCAAAAATTATCACCAATATTTGGCCAGAATTAGTAGATAAACTGCCAGAAATCGTCACCGCTTTAGCCCCCCAACCAGGAGTTTTAGGCGAAACGCGAATTTACTCATTTCCGGGAACAAATGGTAGCAATGGTGGACAAGATATCAATAAACTGCTTCTATCCACCAGTGGACTTTCCCTGATTAATACCCTACTCGAAGAAGGCAAATTAGGAGAATTAATTGGTCAAATCAGTCAAGTAGTCCGAGGTAATAACCCAGTAATAACTGACACATCAAACGTGATTTCTCAAGCTAACCCACCAACAGGAACCCTGACTTAG
- a CDS encoding DUF1449 domain-containing protein, whose product MLFSTANLPYWIFLGMGVLLFLFVIVSGGGDQDIDIDADADLEVETESEFSFGQALAWIGIGKAPFILLLATDLSLWGVLGWMLNVWVGGILNGVPSGFFGSIVLFGSLVISLFTGGLIARPIGKIFAEFGEDASSDRLIGCVGTVTSAYIPAENLGKIGQVDVIDTKRNLVTISAVLPEWATVAPERGEKVIVIELKPRIYTVITKDSPDQERWLANTPRKK is encoded by the coding sequence ATGCTGTTTAGCACAGCCAACTTGCCCTATTGGATTTTCTTAGGCATGGGAGTCTTGTTGTTCTTATTCGTAATTGTTTCTGGTGGAGGAGACCAAGACATTGATATCGATGCAGATGCCGACTTAGAAGTTGAGACAGAAAGCGAATTTAGCTTTGGACAAGCATTGGCATGGATAGGCATTGGTAAAGCACCTTTTATCTTATTACTGGCAACAGATTTGAGTTTGTGGGGTGTATTGGGGTGGATGTTGAATGTTTGGGTAGGTGGGATTTTAAATGGAGTTCCTAGTGGTTTTTTCGGCAGTATTGTGTTATTTGGTTCGCTAGTTATCAGCTTATTCACAGGCGGGTTGATAGCGCGACCAATTGGGAAAATTTTTGCTGAATTTGGGGAAGATGCAAGCAGTGATCGCTTAATTGGCTGTGTTGGTACTGTGACTTCTGCTTACATTCCTGCCGAAAATTTGGGCAAAATTGGTCAGGTTGATGTGATAGATACAAAACGCAATCTGGTGACGATTAGTGCTGTTTTACCAGAATGGGCAACCGTTGCACCAGAACGTGGGGAAAAAGTTATCGTTATTGAACTCAAGCCACGAATTTACACAGTTATTACTAAAGATAGTCCCGATCAAGAACGTTGGCTAGCTAACACACCTCGGAAAAAATAA
- a CDS encoding endonuclease MutS2: protein MIQSETLELLEWHRLSQHLATFAATKLGAIASRHLQIPSSVTESIRLLDYTKEIYQLESRLTTGLSFEGIQDIGDSLERAELSGILLGDELLAIATTLAGARNLRRVIDNQLDLPILTELVADLRTYPELEQEIHRCIDERGQVTDRASVKLGEIRTDLRRIRTQISQKLQNILQAKSGAVQEQLITQRGDRFVIPVKVTHKDVIPGIVHDTSTSGATLYIEPNSVVPLGNQLRQVQRKEQAEEEAIRRLLTQQVAAVKPDLERLLAIVTTLDLATAKSRYSFWLGANPPRFIDWAEKETITLRNLRHPLLVWQQQHEQGQAVVPVDLLINSQIRVVTITGPNTGGKTVTLKTLGLAALMAKVGLFVPAREPVEIPWFDQVLADIGDEQSLQQSLSTFSGHIRRISRILDALGTGDGELGTGEKVLESGEQGLLTGDGEVTHPQSPIPNPQSLVLLDEVGAGTDPAEGSALAIALLQYLADHAQLTIATTHFGELKALKYEDERFENASVEFNESTLSPTYRLLWGIPGRSNALAIAGRLGLKAEVIEQAKTQLGGATDEVNQVIAGLEAQRRRQETKATEAQNLLQQAERLYKEVSAKAAALQEREQALRASQEIAVQQAIAQAKGEIAQVIRHLQQGTPTGQDAQQATNALNQISQQYQPAAPAKPKIGFIPKVGDRLRIPKLGQTAEVLTAPNEDGELTVRFGIMKMTVKLEDVESLDGQKPEPVVKAKPAPVAVTPPPPPALAIRTSKNTIDLRGNRVADSEFILDKAISEATGPVWIIHGHGTGKLRQGVHAYLQHHPRVSHYEPAEQADGGSGVTVAYVE from the coding sequence TTGATCCAATCTGAAACCCTAGAACTACTCGAATGGCATCGTCTCTCCCAGCATTTGGCAACATTTGCCGCCACTAAGCTGGGAGCTATAGCCTCACGTCATCTGCAAATTCCGTCATCGGTAACGGAAAGTATTCGATTGTTAGATTACACCAAGGAAATCTACCAACTTGAAAGTCGTCTCACTACAGGTCTATCCTTTGAGGGAATTCAAGATATTGGTGATTCCCTAGAACGAGCCGAACTTAGCGGAATTTTGCTAGGAGATGAACTCTTAGCGATCGCCACTACCCTGGCTGGTGCGAGAAATTTACGGCGTGTCATTGACAACCAGTTAGATTTGCCCATCCTGACGGAGTTAGTCGCCGATTTACGGACTTATCCCGAACTAGAACAGGAAATTCACCGCTGTATCGATGAACGAGGTCAAGTAACCGACCGCGCTAGCGTCAAGCTAGGGGAAATTCGCACAGACCTGCGGAGAATACGCACTCAAATCAGTCAGAAACTGCAAAATATTTTACAAGCTAAATCTGGGGCAGTCCAGGAACAACTGATTACCCAAAGAGGCGATCGCTTTGTGATCCCGGTGAAAGTTACCCACAAAGACGTTATCCCCGGCATTGTTCACGATACATCGACCAGCGGGGCAACTCTTTATATAGAGCCTAATTCTGTTGTGCCCCTGGGTAATCAATTACGCCAGGTGCAAAGAAAAGAGCAAGCAGAAGAAGAAGCAATTCGCCGCCTGTTGACGCAGCAAGTAGCCGCCGTTAAACCCGATTTAGAAAGATTATTAGCAATTGTGACCACCTTGGATTTAGCAACCGCTAAATCCCGTTATAGCTTCTGGTTAGGTGCCAATCCCCCCCGATTTATCGATTGGGCGGAAAAAGAAACCATCACCTTACGCAATTTGCGTCATCCGCTGTTAGTCTGGCAGCAGCAACACGAACAAGGTCAAGCAGTCGTACCCGTAGATTTACTAATTAATTCCCAGATTCGGGTAGTGACAATTACTGGTCCAAATACCGGGGGGAAAACCGTGACCTTGAAAACCCTGGGATTAGCAGCATTAATGGCGAAAGTCGGTTTATTTGTTCCCGCCCGTGAACCAGTAGAAATACCTTGGTTTGACCAGGTATTGGCAGATATTGGCGATGAACAATCCCTACAGCAAAGTTTATCCACATTTTCCGGTCACATCCGTCGCATCAGTCGGATTTTGGATGCTTTAGGGACTGGCGATGGGGAACTGGGGACTGGGGAAAAGGTACTGGAAAGTGGGGAACAGGGACTCTTAACTGGGGATGGGGAAGTTACTCATCCCCAATCCCCAATCCCCAATCCCCAATCCCTAGTCCTACTCGATGAAGTCGGCGCAGGTACTGACCCCGCTGAGGGTAGTGCTTTAGCGATCGCCCTGTTGCAATATCTGGCTGACCACGCCCAATTAACGATTGCCACCACGCACTTTGGGGAACTCAAAGCCCTAAAATACGAAGATGAGCGGTTTGAGAATGCCTCTGTAGAATTTAATGAAAGTACCCTATCGCCCACCTACAGGTTACTGTGGGGAATTCCTGGACGTTCTAACGCTTTGGCAATTGCTGGCCGTTTGGGGCTGAAAGCAGAAGTCATCGAACAGGCAAAAACTCAACTGGGTGGGGCTACAGATGAAGTTAACCAGGTCATTGCTGGCTTAGAAGCCCAACGCAGACGCCAGGAAACTAAAGCCACTGAAGCCCAAAATTTATTGCAGCAAGCTGAACGTTTATACAAAGAAGTATCCGCAAAAGCCGCAGCTTTACAAGAAAGAGAACAGGCTTTGCGGGCTTCCCAAGAAATCGCAGTACAGCAGGCGATCGCCCAAGCAAAAGGTGAAATTGCTCAAGTAATTCGCCACTTGCAACAAGGGACACCCACAGGTCAAGATGCCCAACAAGCCACCAATGCGTTAAATCAAATTTCCCAGCAATATCAGCCCGCAGCACCAGCCAAACCAAAAATTGGCTTTATCCCGAAAGTGGGCGATCGCCTCCGTATCCCCAAATTAGGGCAAACAGCAGAAGTATTAACCGCCCCCAATGAGGATGGTGAGTTAACTGTACGCTTTGGCATCATGAAGATGACAGTGAAGCTGGAAGATGTGGAATCTTTGGATGGTCAAAAACCTGAACCAGTGGTCAAAGCCAAACCAGCCCCAGTAGCAGTTACACCACCACCACCACCAGCCCTAGCAATTCGTACTTCCAAAAATACCATAGATTTGCGCGGAAACCGGGTAGCTGACTCCGAATTCATATTAGACAAAGCAATTTCCGAAGCTACAGGCCCAGTATGGATTATTCACGGACATGGAACTGGTAAGTTGCGCCAAGGTGTTCACGCCTATTTGCAGCACCATCCCAGAGTTAGCCACTACGAACCTGCAGAACAAGCAGACGGTGGTAGTGGTGTCACCGTTGCTTATGTTGAATAG
- a CDS encoding DUF3038 domain-containing protein, with protein MLKVMYSAADSATPNSQWEDLIKLPAPNTVQWDNIKTQLDLVLLALETFTGIGSEAMLTAANNLNLESRVPDRVALWRLRQSNPLRKGQGGRKKLDVEEARSLVLITCFLAKQHQELIRRAVSLLEQMAQSRREPHQAALLGDYIDSFCNTYQERMEENQEISTDLLTHLALKLLIDLLFYSAPGGHRRLWLALIDGSTKF; from the coding sequence ATGCTAAAAGTTATGTATTCGGCCGCCGATTCAGCAACTCCAAATTCCCAATGGGAGGATTTAATTAAGCTCCCAGCCCCAAACACAGTTCAATGGGACAATATCAAAACCCAGTTAGACTTGGTGCTATTGGCGCTAGAAACTTTCACAGGGATTGGTTCGGAAGCAATGCTCACAGCAGCAAATAATCTGAATTTAGAGTCCAGAGTGCCAGATCGGGTAGCTTTATGGCGACTACGCCAGTCAAATCCCCTGCGGAAAGGTCAAGGAGGGCGAAAAAAACTAGATGTGGAAGAAGCGCGATCGCTTGTGCTGATTACCTGCTTCCTCGCCAAACAGCACCAAGAATTGATTCGCCGTGCTGTTAGTCTATTAGAACAAATGGCCCAAAGTCGTCGGGAACCTCATCAGGCTGCTTTACTTGGAGATTATATCGATAGTTTTTGCAACACCTACCAAGAACGGATGGAAGAAAATCAGGAAATCTCTACCGACTTACTTACCCACCTAGCATTAAAACTACTGATAGATTTACTATTCTATAGCGCCCCTGGTGGACACCGCCGTCTCTGGTTAGCACTGATAGACGGTTCGACTAAATTTTAG
- a CDS encoding DUF4335 domain-containing protein, with product MPLSNSVIRRYTPPTCTLEVLAQSSPLSRWMGKTVLKQLSFELHFDDPRLPEERRLPIRGDRDQLEALCDAVSSYVQNFLQQPPESFWLSFSEPEDSSKVTDGAEFTAVHNPSLSANTQTLKSFSSHLPRTTIYLEPSTYLTHNLFLGSLANHSTGPVIQLSLLQLFDLATALDEYSADVMALPTLNNTTSSFTWPAWTSVAAVLVLGVGLLPLTWQYVNSNAKTKQPQIAQKSAPAPEKIALEPSASLNIPTPQPGLTPPDNLQFAKNSNPSLLSQPILGSTPPPPNGSLPTVPLTAPSFDLSRTTPKLPKTPVSIATPKLPISNFPIASSTSPSLPTLPQGTNPIFSGTPQQNIPAPTTIGSPPISIQPNPPQNTTASVPPGNYGLPKRRNLPPNLSPETSTPPNPPKDSPFLGTISNPPKLALSPGKTPEISPGINNSSPVSEGISLADQLRTASQPPSSTEVSTNSLFDTPQLAEAREYFQKRWQPPTGFAQTLEYSLTLGVDGTIEAILPLNKAARDYVDMAGMPNIGKPFVSGNRYGKNVRIRAVFSPEGKVQIFPETE from the coding sequence ATGCCTCTATCTAATTCTGTCATTCGTCGCTACACTCCCCCCACCTGTACACTAGAAGTATTGGCGCAAAGTTCACCTTTGTCCCGTTGGATGGGGAAAACAGTCCTCAAACAGTTAAGCTTTGAGTTACACTTTGATGATCCGCGACTACCAGAAGAGCGTAGATTACCCATTCGGGGCGATCGCGACCAGCTCGAAGCCTTGTGTGATGCGGTCAGCAGCTACGTACAAAATTTTCTGCAACAACCGCCAGAAAGTTTTTGGCTCAGTTTCTCAGAACCTGAGGATTCGAGCAAAGTAACTGATGGCGCAGAATTCACAGCTGTTCACAACCCTTCATTATCAGCTAATACCCAAACATTAAAGTCCTTTAGCTCCCATTTACCAAGGACAACAATATATTTAGAACCAAGCACCTATTTGACTCACAACCTGTTCCTTGGTTCCCTCGCCAACCATTCAACTGGCCCTGTAATTCAACTGAGCCTGCTACAACTCTTTGATTTAGCAACCGCCCTAGATGAATACTCGGCTGATGTCATGGCGTTACCAACTCTCAACAACACCACTTCTAGTTTTACCTGGCCTGCTTGGACATCTGTCGCGGCTGTGCTGGTATTAGGTGTGGGTTTATTACCATTAACCTGGCAATATGTCAATAGTAATGCCAAGACTAAGCAGCCACAGATAGCCCAAAAATCTGCACCAGCACCAGAAAAAATTGCCCTTGAACCCTCAGCCTCACTCAACATTCCCACACCTCAACCCGGACTCACCCCCCCAGATAATTTACAGTTTGCTAAGAATAGCAACCCTTCTTTACTATCCCAACCAATTTTAGGCTCTACTCCGCCACCTCCTAACGGTAGTTTGCCTACTGTACCGCTAACAGCCCCTAGTTTCGATTTATCTAGAACAACCCCAAAATTACCTAAAACTCCTGTCTCTATAGCAACTCCAAAATTACCTATTAGTAATTTCCCCATAGCCTCGTCAACATCTCCCAGTTTACCGACTCTACCCCAGGGAACGAATCCCATCTTTTCTGGCACTCCACAACAGAATATACCAGCACCCACCACAATCGGTAGCCCACCAATTTCAATTCAACCAAATCCTCCGCAAAATACTACAGCGTCAGTTCCCCCTGGTAACTATGGTCTTCCAAAAAGACGGAATCTACCACCAAACCTATCTCCTGAAACCAGCACCCCCCCCAATCCCCCAAAAGACAGTCCGTTTCTTGGTACCATATCCAATCCCCCTAAATTAGCTTTATCGCCAGGAAAAACCCCGGAAATTTCCCCAGGAATTAATAATTCTTCTCCGGTGTCTGAGGGGATTTCATTAGCTGATCAATTGAGAACCGCAAGTCAGCCACCTTCATCCACAGAAGTCTCCACTAACAGCTTGTTTGATACACCCCAACTAGCAGAGGCTAGAGAATACTTCCAAAAACGCTGGCAGCCACCCACGGGCTTCGCACAAACACTAGAATATAGTTTGACCCTAGGTGTTGACGGCACCATTGAAGCAATTTTGCCCCTGAATAAGGCAGCAAGAGACTACGTTGACATGGCTGGGATGCCTAACATTGGTAAACCCTTTGTTTCTGGGAATAGATACGGCAAAAATGTCAGAATTCGCGCTGTTTTTAGTCCTGAAGGCAAGGTACAAATATTTCCAGAAACTGAATAG
- a CDS encoding YiaA/YiaB family inner membrane protein, whose translation MQTLGPQKDSTAWIIQTWAAFVLSISMTTFGIVNLPVDSWVKGFMGMGLAFSLGSTFNLAKTSRDLHEAKKLAARIDEAKVEKLLSQHDPLK comes from the coding sequence ATGCAAACACTTGGCCCTCAAAAAGACAGTACAGCTTGGATTATTCAAACATGGGCTGCTTTTGTCCTTTCGATTTCAATGACCACCTTTGGTATTGTTAACTTACCTGTGGATAGCTGGGTGAAAGGCTTTATGGGTATGGGTTTGGCTTTCTCTCTTGGCTCAACTTTTAATTTAGCCAAAACCAGCAGAGACTTACATGAAGCGAAAAAACTAGCCGCTAGAATCGACGAAGCAAAAGTAGAAAAATTACTCTCACAGCACGATCCTCTCAAATAA